The Gossypium hirsutum isolate 1008001.06 chromosome D07, Gossypium_hirsutum_v2.1, whole genome shotgun sequence genome includes the window CTTCCCCTTCTCAGCATACAAGTTTGACATCAACACATACGGACCCGACTCATTTGGCTCCATTTCCATCAAAGTATCAGCTACCCTCTCACCCATCTCTAGATTTCCATGTATTGTGCAAGCCCCGAGAAAGCTTTGCATCATAGACAATCCTGGCCCTCCAGGAGTGCAGCCCATTAGCTTCTCCGCCTCTTCCAATCTACCTGCACGGCCCAACATATCCACCATACAAGAATAATGCTCCGAGGATGGTTCAATCTGATACTCTCTCAGCATTGAGTCAAAGAGTTGTCCACCAATATCAACCATTCCGTTTCTGCCACAAGCTGTTAGTATGGAAAGAAAGGTAATTGAGTCAGGTTTCACTCCTTCCCTTTTCATCTCTTTGAATGAAGCCATCACTGAATCATAGTTTCCATGCCTTGCATGAGCAGATATAAGTGATGTCCAAGCAAACTGGCTCTTTTGAGGAATCTCACTGAAAACTTTTTGAGCCTCAGAAATGCTCCCACGCTTTGCATACATATCGAGCAGACCATTGGAAATTATAGGATCAGTATTCAATCCAACCTTTATTAGATGTAGGTGGCACCACTGACCATGTTTTAGAGATACATGTTCACAAGAACCAATTGCATTCAAGACACTACCAAATGTGTATTGATTTGGCTTACATTCTCGAGCTGCTGACAAAAATGTCCTCAAAGCTTCTGTCAACATTCCATTTTGAACATATCCCGAAATTAAAGCATTCCATGAGACAATCTCTTTAGATTCGAGTTCCTCAAAAACCTTAATAGAGTCTTGTATCAACTCAAACTTAGCATACATGGTGATAAGGCTGTTGCAAACATTTGATTCTAACAAGAAGTTACCCTTTACACAACACGCATGAACCATTCGGCCTTCTTCCACTAATTTCCCAGTGGTTATGGCATGGATCAATCCAACATATGTAACATCATTAGGATAAACAGAATCTGATCGCATTTCATTGAAGTGGTGTAATGCATCTTTTTCATCAACAGAAATCATTGTAGTCCATGAGATCACGTTCCGCTCATTCATTCTTCTGAATACCAATTTTGCATCTTCAACAACCTCACACTTTGCATACATTGACATCAAAACATTACAAACAGAAACATGTGTACCGTACCCTCTTTTTATACAGAGACCATGAATCTGTCTTCCCACCTCTAAGTTCCTCTGATGACTGCAAGCTGAAACTGCACCAGTAAATGATACATTATCAAGCTTCATTCTTTGTTTCACCATTTCAATAAATGTGCAAATTGCTTCTAACCCATAACCATCCTCCTGGCTATACCCCGAAAGGATCGCATTCCATGAAACCAAATCTTTATTTGGCATCTCATCAAATATCCTTCGAGCTTCCTCTAAACGCTTCCACCTTGCGTACATAGTTATAAGGGCATTTCCCACAAACACCTCGTTATCTAATCCAGATTTCATTACAAGAGCATGCAACTGCAACCCTAAAAGAAAGCCTTCGAGGTCCAAACAGAAAGAAAGGGCAGTGGTACAAGTTACAGCATCGAAAGCAACTCCATTCAGATTCATTCTCAAAACAAAATTCAAGGCTTGTTCACTTTTTTGAAAACCAGAAAGCAAAGTATTCCAGGAAACTATATCGGGATCATTTAAGCCCTCAAAGACGCACAGAGCCTTATCAAACTGCCCAGATTTAGAATACATATTCATTAGTGAATTTGGAACAGTAACGAAGGACATGAGACCGGAGGTGACAGCAAATTTGTGAATCTGGGCCCCCTGTTTTGAATCACCGCACGATCCCTTGAGAGCCAAAGCCAGTGTAACTTCATCGATGGCATTAAATTGGGAAGATTTAAGGAGTAAATTAAACCTTCTAAAGGCGTCGAAGGGGAGATTAACAGGGTAAAAGGGGGTTGGGTTTGAGTGAGGAATTTCGTCGAGCAAGTGGTGAACATATTTAGATGAGTGCAAGTTCTTCAAGAATGTTGACCTATGGTTGGTGAGATAACGGAATTGGCGAGCAATCATGAGAGGTTCATAAGAGACGGTGATTGAAATCAAATGAAAAATTAAagctaaaccttaaacccttctAAAACCCTCatgctctttttccttcttcccACAATCTGAGCCAAAGAACTAAACTTGTTAAGGCCTAACCAATATCCCAATGAAATGGGGTTTTGAATGATGTTGTCGGTGTTCGAtcgaattgaataaaaaaatttcaagttaatttagttaacaaattatattttatcacactaattcgatttgaaattttttcgagtCGAGTCAACTGagataaaatttgaattgaatcaaatatatttgatcaagttaaatttaaaaaaaaaatgattttggatCCTTATAATCACTGTcacccaccgtaatcaaatttgctATTAACTTTCatccctcataatttatttattaatattttatatacgggttagcttctttTCTTCATCAATTATCTTCCTATTCTTGTCagtatgtattttgaaattaaaaaatttattaaatctaaaaaatgtgattttttaaataaaagttatcttaaaaataaaatgtgaaattaataccaacataaaatttgaacactaatattttaaaatatcatcaataatctaattttaacaaaaatctataaaaaaaataatatgattaaacaatttaataatataaatagtacaaaatgtgaaaattaatttaataatataaatagtatatataaataaaattattactatttagggtttatggatttttttggataattttaagttttgatttagGGGTTaaaggtgagaagtaaaagtttggGGGTGAGAATGAAAAGTTTTGGGGGttgagggagtaaaattttgggagAAGTAAATGGtggagtaaaattttaggggggATGAGTTTGGGGTAGAAGGAAGTGGGATGggaagggagtaaaagttttggggagaaagtggaaaggagtaaaagttttgagggaaagtaGAGAGGTTTGGGGGTTTGacgtaaaaatgtaaaatattatagtttggtattcgagttattcgaattcgaaaaccaaactccattcgaactcgaaactcgaaaaaaaattttgagttgactTGAATAATTCGATTAATTTGAACAACTCGATTCATTTAATTCGAAATtcaattttttcgatttttttgattttttttagttgaatcgagttttgctcgCTCCTAACGCTCTATTTGGTTTCGGGGGATCAATTGACTATATATGtcgtttaaaaataataatttacattttaGGTCGATTTTTGTAATATTTAGGGAAATAGGTCGATTTTGAAGAGAGTGTGTAAAAATGCGTCCAGTTAGAAGCATTTTTTGCACAGTTGGCTCGAAAGCGCACCCAATTGGACGCGTTTTTCCTTTAAAATGCAttctctaattttttaaataaaataagttgTCTTGGTTAGATAGTTAAATGTTAGCAGTTTTGTCATTGAGTATTGGGTTTGATTCTTTTTctactcacatttgtattttttatttcatgttattctaagtttttttttaattaatatttttaatacattagCTCCTTTGATTAAATGATTTAAGAATAATAACTTCATTTTTAAGTCTCGGGTTCGATTTTTCTTCTaaacatatttgtaatttttatttcatcatgtttcaagctttttttatttttaattaataaatatactgatttcaagttttttattattattatttattcatctttttaatttatgtctcttttatttataaaatgaaataattattgcaaatatcattatttttaataaatataatttttatatgtgtaatatttatttttcaatccatatcatgagcatagtaaattttagtattatatatttttgtatgtgtatttgaaatatttcacatagaaacataatgatatttgaaataattaattgaaatatttcacatataaaaatatttgaaatattttacaaataaaaacaataattatatttgaaataattgtttcattttataatattagaaatcatcATACTCATAATATACACggggaaaataaatatttgacatataaatattatatataaagaaaaatatatcaaaaaatttagttgatgtttataaatatttttaacataatgatatatataaaatatatatttttattatataattatttgatttataaataaaagagacattaattaaaaagatgaataaaaaataaaataaaaagttgaaaataatatatattaattaaaaaaaagcttgaaacaagatgaaataaaatttacaaatgttGCTTAGAAGAGAAATTGAACCTAATACTcaagaatgaaattattattgaaCCATTTAACCAAAAgagatgaaatattaaaaatattaagtaaaaaaactttagaaaaacacgaaataaaaaataaaaatgtgagtAGAAAAGGAATCAAACCCGATACTCAAGGATAAAACcacaaacatttaattatctTACCAAAgcaattgattttatttttaaaaaaagagtcaAAAAATACATCTAAGGGAAAATGCATCCAGCTGGGCGCGCTTTCCCGGAAACCGTGAAGAAAACGCTTCTAATTGGATGCGTTTTCACacatttttttcaaaatcgaCCTATTTTCTTAAATATTGCAAAAATTGAccgaaatatttgttttaaacgACGCAATTGAGCCGGTTTCTGGAATTAGAAACTATTTTTGTTGTTgcttttttaatgaaaaaatttatttgaaaaattaaagaaaatttgaaaaataaaaatagaagcctattttcttataattatggttacaatattattatcatttaacgttttttttttaagatactAATTTGATGGTTTAATTAGTAAAATAGTGGAGGTGGTGGATTAATTAGAGAAATAGACGAAGTTGGTGTCTGAAGTAGGTGTCGACTTCACTGTTTAGTATTTTCAAACAATAGCAAGAACACTTGAGCATGCACATAGGAAAatgcaagaaaaaagaaaaggaaaaagtagAAGCCTTGAAAGCATGCATGAAGGCAGaaaaatgcaatgttttatttaCATGAAGCAGAGCAAAGAAATAAAGAATCCCATGCatgaaagaaggaaaaaaacaaaaaaaaaagtgtactAACATAAAGAAGTaaagaaattattgaataatCCAATGTGATGGCCTGATCATTGCGCCTGAATTTGAATCGCATTACTTTCATTTATTATCCGGACTTTATCCTTTAAAAACAGAAATGATTGAagcattaattattatttttaaatattatgcaatttaatccttctaaGTTTTGTGTACATAAATGGAGAAATgctcttgttttatttttttatatatataaaaatcttCTATCCGTttgattaaaattcaaaattcccCATGTTCGATAAGAGGGGAAAAGAGAGTTATTCTCGTAAAACAGCTTACCCATCATTAATATTTTTTCCTTATTGATAATATTGCTTAAATTTTGTTCTCATTGTTAATATTACTATATATTAATGTGATTAATGTGTTGAATTGCAAGCATTGGAATATATCAAGTTACAATCTCAATCATTCAtccattaaaaaaagaaatttaaatcaTCTAAGTTCCTTTTCAGCGTGCCTTAAATATCGAGAAAACTATTTCGATTATCACCTTTGTTTCTACAAAACCCATAATGTTTACATTGTCGTTCCTCTTTAATATCCATTTCAGTATGGATATGAGACGATTTCTGATGCCCATTTGGATTTCTACGTAGCAACAAGTTTGGTAGCAGTTCTATATTATTTGGAATAGTTTGCCAGTACGCAACGTTTTGTAGCCCATCTAACTCCTGTTAGTATATCTTAAGGATTGTCTCTAACTTGTAAATCTCGTCATCATAGCTCATTGGATCAATACGACAACAAGCACCTGCTGCAACTACGTGTGCACATGGGAACCGAAGAGCTTGAAACCTCCTATAATCACACCATCTTTGATTCAAATATACGAGGTATGTTCTCGTAACAACTCCCTCATGCGGACTTACCATTTTAGCAACTATGAAAGTTTGATCCATCCGAGTGAATCCATGCACCAACATCGAGTTTGACTTATTTTGGTTTTCCTCCATAAAATTGGTCAATATTTTACACCATGTGTGGCCACGATTAATCATTGCCTCGAACTGATTCCCCATTGCGACAAAAAAAGTACTCATCCTGTAGTAAGTCTCCTTCACCACACCATTTATATGAAGATGGTGTGTCCGTTTCAAAATGGAGTTAGTAGCCTCGGCAAGGTTTGTAGTCGTGTGGCCATAGCATCGTCCTCCATCGAAACATTGAGCCCATTGCTCAACCTCCATTTGAGCTAACCATGGTCTGATTCTATCGTCATATGAGCATAAAGTCGCGTCCCTCTCCTGAGATCCAGGTCTAACAAGTTCATATATTGTTATACAAATAAAGAAATGTGTTATTAACTGGAACCTAAACCACATCTCAACTATAcctcaaaacataataaataaatcataccaACATTAACAACTTTCTTATGTCAATCATTTTTCCTGAACTCTTTCATAAAGTTTGCTCCAATATGTCAGATGCAAAAAGCATGATAAGCATGCGGAAAAGTCCATCCATTCTCTTCATGTTCCACAACAACAATTATACCAAGGGCTCTATCAAATATGAGGCACACATTGTCCTTCGCCGCAACATATCGTCATAAATTCTTTAGAAAAACTTCATTCCTCAGTTGTTTTACCCTTGATAATGGCAAGGGTTAATAGGACAACATTTTGATCCCATCTTGTGATATCGCCAGGAGAAGAATCTAATTGTATTTCCCATATAGCCACGCACCATCAATTTAGATAATGTATTTACAATACGAAAACTCTTTGATGCAAGACTTGAATGTCCAAAAAATGCGACCGAAAATTCTCTTGCCTCGAGCTAGCCAGTTGCTATCATACACAGGCAGAGTCTCCAACTCAACTATGGCACTCGTGCCTGATACATGTTGCAATGTCGCCAACAACCTTGGCAATTTTCTATATGCATCATCTCAATCTCCAAACATCTTCGCTAGCGCCTTTTGCTTTGCCTTCCATTTGCATACAATACTTGGTATTGATATCGGGAATGAATATTCGCAATTAACACCGAAACTAGAATCCTCAGACTTGCTATCATATCCAAGCTCAATTTACAGTGATCTTGGGATATCATCGGAACCGTGCAGGTGTGACTCATACCCACCACATACATTCATCATCGAATTTTACACATGTTCCTATATATGTTACAGTTGTAGATACATTCACTCTGTAAGCTACGAATGTCTTAACATTGTACTCTTGAATGGCTAATACAATTACCTCTTTCATTGGAAATTGAGTACCAATATGTACTGGTCGAGGTGGTATAACTTAGAGTGATATGTAGATACTTCAAAAACTCAAGTCCTCTCATTCAGTCAAAGTTAACTTCCAGCATACAGGCTAGAGGTTCTAATTCCAGATTATCCTGTCCAACATCACTAGCATTTACAGGTTCCCCGATCTTCAAATTGACATCGCTAAAATGAGTGACAAATTCTCCAAACAATAATCCGATCAAATTCTCAGGGACTTCTTGCTCTAGTTGGGAATGATGTATTCCAACAGAGGTGGACAGCCCCCATATTATTGGGAATGGTGTGTACTAGCAAAAGTTGACGATACATTGTATGATTAAGAGCATCACTGAATCTGGATTCTAGAATCTGCAATGCAAAATATCCTTATTGCATCTCCGTCTAATTGTATTCATAAGAGATATAAAGACTTTCTAATAACAATACAAAGGTATTAATCCATAAGAGATATAAGGAGTTTCTAACAACAATACGAAGGTATTAATCCACCCGTACCCGTACGTCAAGTTTGGTGTTCCCATTTGTGAATCCACTAAAGGGGTCATAGACAAGCTTGGATTATTGCCCCCCCCCCCCAATGTCCTACAATGTTGTCGTGCTCAATTCTTCCAATACCATTAGATTCATGAACTGCAATCATTGTTTGTATATCATTATCCACTAAATGAATTGTTGAATATATGATCGGATCGTCACAATTAATAAATCTAAACCTCAACAACTCAATCATAGTTTATCTCCAGTAACTTAATGTTCAGAGACTGGATCATTACGGGTAATAAATCTATACCTCAACAACTCAATCGGAGTtccaactttttgaccaattTTACGCCTTATTCCACTAACTTGATATCCTTTCTGAATATCATGTTAATCGGACTTTTGAAGTCAAAGATTACATAAAAGATTACATTGATATCCAATCTGACCACAACATAAAATATGTTCCTCATTTTGTAGcggattgaaaaataaaaagcaaatttTCAGAGAAAAAAAATGTATTGCCAGCTCTCCttcccaaaaaataaaatatagcaTAGACCTCTCCAAGTCCAATTTAGCCACACAATTATTACTAATTAAAATGAaagcaattttaaaaataaataaaaaacaacccTTGTACTTAgacttattattaattaaaaaaggtCTAATTCTGAATTTATTAAatccatttaaaaattttgtacaGCATTTCCAtgcacaaaataaaataagatgtCAAGAATCTGTGCAAGCATGCAGAATTTTCAATGAGTTTTTCATTTTGTGGTTGATATTTCAAGATGAAATAGATCAGCTATATAGTTGCAAGGACAAAATTTTCAATGAATTTCAATTGCTGGTTGGGTGGTCTTTCGAGTTAAGTTTGAAAGCTGAAAAAGAGCATCAATTCAACTCGAAATTCATAGCCTGTAGTCTAAACCAGATCCATATTTCCAAGCCTCAAGGTGCCTCTTCCATTCATACCTCACCTTAGATGGCAAACCATTTAACCATGACCTTGCAACAAGGCAAAGAACAGATTGAAATATCTAAGCAGATATCTTTAAATCTGTTTTAAGTGATTGAATTTTTTGGGATTTAACATAACTCTGTAGAAACAAGGCTGAAATATTACCTTATAACAGGATCCATGTAGGTCGAGAGAAACGTATAATATCCAAGCATGAAAAAATGTCGAGACCAATCGATGAGAACAGGGATGTCAACCTGTAGATGAACAACACTCGCAGATCTCGGTTAAGTACAACAGCATAGTATTTATTAGTTGCATTCCTTTTCCGGAAATggttttcttaaataaatgtaTGACAAGGCTATGTTAGAAAATGCTATTGCCGTTAAAAGAGGAAAACATTGTATCTGGCTAAAAATTGAGTTCTATCAAAGCTGGATGAACTCAATTCATTGAAACCATCAATTTTTCACAGTTGAAAAGGTGTGTCCTCACTAAGTTGAAGAAAGGGACTAAGGAGTCCCTCTTCCGTTATTAATTACCTGCTTGAATATCGATGGAAGAATTTGAGGCTTAGTTAGCATCACGAGGCCTAATGTCTTGGCAAGAGGTCCAAACTGTATGACATCCTATGTCACAGCATAGCCGGCAATAACAAATCAATGGCATTGCTTTCTTGACCTGAGCGGTGAATATTTGAAGGAAAAAGTAGGAGCTAACCTGAAGAAACGGTCTTAGCACGGGGTCTCCGAGCCTCtagaaaagaggaagaaaagtTCATTAGGAAATGACAAAACAAATATGTACATGAAGCAGGGCGGATAAGTTTCGGCCTTAGCACAGAAAATAATCTTCTTACCTGCATGCTCTTGAAGTTTATGTCAAGAAGCTCGTTAATAAAATCCAGTGGAACATTAGACTGTTTCTTTGCAGACATTGCTCTTTGAAATAACCATGAAGCACTCAAGTTAGGCTGCAGCAAACAGATTTAGATTCCGAAAACCATAAGGGAAAGCCACTTAAAACCTATATCCAAAAAGAAAGGTTACTGACCATGTAAGGATTCAGCAGGGACAGACTGTATGAATCGAGAAAATCCCCATCAATTGCTTCGTAAATCCCTGCTCTTGAAAAAGGTAAGACATTTTAAAGCTGTCTCACGTCTACAAATTCAAATATGTAGCACCATGTTGAAGAGAATAAATCAGCTTATTCTTCCCCCAAGGTTCCAATTACCATGTAAATCTTCCTTcttgaaataactaaaaatacaTGTTTCCCTGTCCTGGTGCAGCCCGGAGGACAATGGAAGAAAACAGAAGAAAAATGAAACTAATTGAAGTCAAGCGCAAGGTGCGCTGCAAACTATCCATGAATGGAAGGAGCTTATGCATTGTGATATGGTTTACAGTTACACACATCTTAAAAGTATATAGCTTTTCCTGAAATGATTTTGCTTAAATCCAAGGAAACCAGCAAATATTACAGgctagcaaaaataaaataacaggAAAGTACCATTTGATAATCTTCCGAGGTGCCTAGTCAAGCTCCCGAAACCACCAAAAGAGACAGGTGATTGTATGCCACTAGCATCACCAAACTGCAAAAAATAAATTCATGACACATGCATTCTATTTCAGATGAATAATCTATTCGAAGATTTCAAAGTTAATAGAAAAAATAACCTGTAAAACACGATTAAATGCTGCTGGCAATGGACTGTCAAGTCGGTCCTCCCCCATTAAGAATTGGAAGGACATAAAACACTCAGAGCATATTCACGTCAAGTGAAAACCAAGAAAATAGTATATTGATTGGATGTAAAGATTGAGTTGGAAAATAAAACTGCTAAAATTTACTAAGAGAATAGGAGACAAAATCTATTATCAAGTCAATACTCTATAACAATCCTCACGTTTGATGTTCAGTCTTCTCTGTGAACATATGACTGATATTACTCTGAACTACATACGATAAAAACATTTGTAACCCCATTCAAGTAGAATTGATGATTAATCAAAATCATTACCTATCACGATAAGTTGGGAAAATGCCATATATAACTCTCAGTATCTCCAGACTATCCATAGAAACTCCCTACAAAAATAGAAGTTGTAAATTGTTGATCCATATCAAGGCTTTTGCAAACACGCTATCATTTCTAAAGCAAGAATATTAACAGAATCATACAGCAATCTAGAATGGTGCAAGGAGACCCCATAAAGCATTTTTTATAGGTGAACTGAAATAGAAAACCGGTAACAGTGAAGGATAAACTATTTGAATCAAGAGCCACCTTTTATGGAAACTAGAGCAGAGCATGCACTTctctcttgtttttcttttattgttgATGTTGACTTACTTTGTTTCTTGGACTCAGATGTGACTGGTGGACCCTAGTATGTGTCTGACACAGGTATgtccattttttttcaaatgtaTTAGGATTGTCATTGAAGGAATATATCCACATACTTATGTTCGGATATGTTTTGGATATGGAAAGAAATGAAGAGTTGGAGCAACATAGGTTGACTAAATCATCACATGCATTTGCTGAGGGAAGCAATTTAAAGGTTTTTTCTCTTTCATTTAATTCAAGGGTAGTCAATGCTTTTCATAAAAAGTATTTCTAGAAGTTATACTTACACCCTGCCTCGTTTAAGCACACTCATCAGCATTTGTCCAAGAATAACTATTCTAGAATTACACATCAACCAGTAGTGTCTGATGTGACACTTTAGCAAGTTGACAACTTAGCCATTGGAAATTGGCTTAGTTGATGACAATGAGGGTAAATCATATGTCAATATGATAGACATTACATGACACATAGAGGCACCAGGAGAAGAACatgatgtcatcaacataaaaaaTTAAGCATGCCTTATAATAGCGTTGCAAGGTAGGAGATAAAGCACATCACAGCAAGAAAAAAGCAAATGACCAACATCATCAAGATGCAGCAACATAAAACCGAAGCAACAATGTAATAGAATTTACTGATCAGCAAATGAACCTGATATTTCGGCATCAAATCCCAATAGTCTTCCAATAGTTCTTCCAGTTTTGGGGATGTCGGTTGAGGATTGACATATGTAAACATATAAGTAGTGCGGTCTAACGGACCAGACCCAGCTGGAAATGCCtacaaaatatgaaatatatacaaTTATCAAACACTTTCTATTTGCTTTTAATGTTAATGCTACTGCAAAGAACCAATTTACCTCCCAAAAGTATTGCACTTCTGCATTGCCAACTTTCTTCACTGATGAGCTACTATATATGACATCGCTTGTAGAGTTCTCCTTAAATCCACGAGCACAGGACCCAACGACAAGACAAACGCCGTCTGGCTTCCTCCCACCTCTAATCTATAGATCAGAAAACATACCACCGATATACGGCTTAAGCCAGCTTGAGCATATTCTAAAGAAACTTGATTTTCTCTCATTCACTGGTAAGTCAACAATCCAAAAGTTTTGTAGGACAAATTCATATGCACACGTTTTTGAATCTCAAATGTTCAACCATAAATGCATGCACatgcatataaattaataaatgaatgtaTCATTACAAATTTAGTTATTATGTCTAATTAGTCCTCCAGTTCCAAATAGTAGGAGCATATTCAGTAACTATGTGAGATATACATGAATTATATATAAGAAAGGGAAGTAGGGAACCTAACCTGTTTCACAACAGGAGAAAAATTTCCCATGGCGTCAATGATGAGACGAGATGAAAGAATGTTTCCTTCAGCAAGTTGCAAGATCTATAAAGAATAGGTGGCAACATGTAATCATCTTAGTTGTTTATTATCAAAGAAATATAATCCAAGTTTGCAATTTATTGAACTTCTTTCACGTTTTGAGCAACATTACATTGTAATTATTTTAGTTGTTTATTATCAAAGAAACATAAGAGAACAATGTTTTATCAGGTATCCATATGGCAGAGTCCCTGCCAAAAGGAAACATGGAAATGTCTTGTACCGTCATGGTACCCTGTCTTCTAACTGGAGTGTTTTGACTCTTATCCATCAAATTTAAGAAAGATAGCAGAATTAATCTATCAGTTCAACTTCATTGAGAGATGACAGTATAAAGTCTCAATAAGATGCAACAACAACTATACAACTTTGTAAATATCATTAAACTCACAGCTGCGTCGTCATAAATGTTTATGCTGGACACACTGCAACCCTCAAAGATAACTCCACCAAAGGAAACAAAACGTTTCTTCACAATTTCTATAAGCTTTACAGGCCTGGAATAATGGAGCAAAATATCAATTGAAGCTCATCGTTATTAAGTTCTGAAATACAATGagcaaaatatttgttaataacaTTAATCTCaagctttttttgaaaa containing:
- the LOC107955071 gene encoding pentatricopeptide repeat-containing protein At4g32430, mitochondrial, which encodes MIARQFRYLTNHRSTFLKNLHSSKYVHHLLDEIPHSNPTPFYPVNLPFDAFRRFNLLLKSSQFNAIDEVTLALALKGSCGDSKQGAQIHKFAVTSGLMSFVTVPNSLMNMYSKSGQFDKALCVFEGLNDPDIVSWNTLLSGFQKSEQALNFVLRMNLNGVAFDAVTCTTALSFCLDLEGFLLGLQLHALVMKSGLDNEVFVGNALITMYARWKRLEEARRIFDEMPNKDLVSWNAILSGYSQEDGYGLEAICTFIEMVKQRMKLDNVSFTGAVSACSHQRNLEVGRQIHGLCIKRGYGTHVSVCNVLMSMYAKCEVVEDAKLVFRRMNERNVISWTTMISVDEKDALHHFNEMRSDSVYPNDVTYVGLIHAITTGKLVEEGRMVHACCVKGNFLLESNVCNSLITMYAKFELIQDSIKVFEELESKEIVSWNALISGYVQNGMLTEALRTFLSAARECKPNQYTFGSVLNAIGSCEHVSLKHGQWCHLHLIKVGLNTDPIISNGLLDMYAKRGSISEAQKVFSEIPQKSQFAWTSLISAHARHGNYDSVMASFKEMKREGVKPDSITFLSILTACGRNGMVDIGGQLFDSMLREYQIEPSSEHYSCMVDMLGRAGRLEEAEKLMGCTPGGPGLSMMQSFLGACTIHGNLEMGERVADTLMEMEPNESGPYVLMSNLYAEKGKWEKVAKVRKMMRQRGVRKEVGFSWVDVGDIKSSMSLHGFSSGDRSHPRSEEICKMAECLGLQMKLLREKNRQRIYGNANDIIT
- the LOC107955068 gene encoding uncharacterized protein, coding for MLSGTTMMVSLRPFNGVSPYPSKHPLVHRNRQTALRGTIYMSAQTQAVPSRTQRIMESISVSGEVGGAGGAYSYNALKRLDGIWSSICSTQTVQQAPQQVVSSFPGVSSRSVLAEKQVDKCDVVVCGGTLGIFIATALIAKGLKVCIVERNILKGREQEWNISRKELMELVEAGILDEDDIEEVTAVSFNPNRCGFENKGEIWVEDILNLGVSPVKLIEIVKKRFVSFGGVIFEGCSVSSINIYDDAAILQLAEGNILSSRLIIDAMGNFSPVVKQIRGGRKPDGVCLVVGSCARGFKENSTSDVIYSSSSVKKVGNAEVQYFWEAFPAGSGPLDRTTYMFTYVNPQPTSPKLEELLEDYWDLMPKYQGVSMDSLEILRVIYGIFPTYRDSPLPAAFNRVLQFGDASGIQSPVSFGGFGSLTRHLGRLSNGIYEAIDGDFLDSYSLSLLNPYMPNLSASWLFQRAMSAKKQSNVPLDFINELLDINFKSMQRLGDPVLRPFLQDVIQFGPLAKTLGLVMLTKPQILPSIFKQVDIPVLIDWSRHFFMLGYYTFLSTYMDPVIRSWLNGLPSKVRYEWKRHLEAWKYGSGLDYRL